From the genome of Symphalangus syndactylus isolate Jambi chromosome 7, NHGRI_mSymSyn1-v2.1_pri, whole genome shotgun sequence, one region includes:
- the ADHFE1 gene encoding hydroxyacid-oxoacid transhydrogenase, mitochondrial isoform X2, which yields MAVSNIRYGAGVTKEVGMDLQNMGAKNVCLMTDKNLSKLPPVQVAMDSLVKNGIPFTVYDNVRVEPTDASFMEAIEFAQKGAFDAYVAVGGGSTMDTCKAANLYASSPHSDFLDYVSAPIGKGKPVSVPLKPLIAVPTTSGTGSETTGVAIFDYEPLKVKIGITSRAIKPTLGLIDPLHTLHMPAQVVANSGFDVLCHALESYTTLPYHLRSPCPSNPITRPAYQGSNPISDIWAIHALRIVAKYLKRAVRNPDDLEARSHMHLASAFAGIGFGNAGVHLCHGMSYPISGLVKTYKAKDYNVDHPLVPHGLSVVLTSPAVFTFTAQMFPERHLEMAEILGADTRTARIQDAGLVLADTLRKFLFDLDVDDGLAAVGYSKADIPALVKGTLPQERVTKLAPRPQSEEDLAALFEASMKLY from the exons atggctGTTTCAAATATTAGATATGGAGCAGGAGTTACAAAGGAAGTGGGAATG gaccTACAAAACATGGGTGCTAAAAATGTGTGCTTGATGACAGACAAGAACCTCTCCAAGCTCCCTCCTGTGCAAGTAGCTATGGATTCCCTAGTGAAGAATGGCATCCCCTTTACAGTTTATGATAATGTGAGAGTGGAACCAACGGATGCAAG CTTCATGGAAGCTATTGAGTTTGCCCAAAAGGGAGCTTTTGATGCCTATGTTGCTGTCGGTGGCGGCTCTACCATGGACACCTGTAAGGCTGCTAATCTGTACGCATCCAGCCCTCATTCTGATTTCCTAGATTATGTCAGTGCCCCCATTGGCAAGGGAAAGCCTGTGTCTGTGCCTCTTAAGCCTCTGATTGCAG TGCCAACTACCTCAGGAACCGGGAGTGAAACTACTGGAGTTGCCATTTTTGACTATGAACCCTTGAAAGTAAAAATTG GCATCACTTCGAGAGCCATCAAACCCACACTGGGGCTGATTGATCCCCTGCACACCCTCCACATGCCTGCCCAAGTGGTCGCCAACAGTGGCTTTGATGTGCTTTG CCATGCCCTGGAGTCATACACTACCCTGCCCTACCACCTGCGGAGCCCCTGCCCTTCAAATCCCATCACACGGCCTGCATACCAGGGCAGCAACCCAATCAGCGACATTTGGGCTATCCACGCGCTGCGGATCGTGGCTAAGTATCTGAAGAG GGCTGTCAGAAACCCCGATGATCTTGAAGCAAGGTCTCATATGCACTTGGCGAGTGCTTTTGCTGGCATCGGCTTTGGAAATGCTGGTGTTCATCTGTG ccATGGAATGTCTTACCCAATTTCAGGTTTAGTGAAGACGTATAAAGCAAAGGATTACAATGTGGATCACCCACTGGTG CCCCATGGCCTTTCTGTGGTGCTCACGTCCCCAGCGGTGTTCACTTTCACGGCCCAGATGTTTCCAGAGCGACACCTGGAGATGGCAGAAATACTGG GGGCTGACACCCGCACTGCCAGGATCCAAGATGCAGGGCTGGTGTTGGCAGACACGCTCCGGAAATTCTTATTCGATCTGGATGTTGATGATGGCCTAGCAGCCGTTGGTTACTCCAAAGCTGATATCCCCGCACTAGTGAAAGGAACCCTGCCCCAG GAAAGGGTCACCAAGCTTGCACCCCGTCCCCAGTCAGAAGAGGATCTGGCTGCTCTGTTTGAAGCTTCAATGAAACTGTATTAA
- the ADHFE1 gene encoding hydroxyacid-oxoacid transhydrogenase, mitochondrial isoform X1, translating into MAAAARARVAYLLRQLQRAACQCPTHSHTYSQAPGLSPSGKTTDYAFEMAVSNIRYGAGVTKEVGMDLQNMGAKNVCLMTDKNLSKLPPVQVAMDSLVKNGIPFTVYDNVRVEPTDASFMEAIEFAQKGAFDAYVAVGGGSTMDTCKAANLYASSPHSDFLDYVSAPIGKGKPVSVPLKPLIAVPTTSGTGSETTGVAIFDYEPLKVKIGITSRAIKPTLGLIDPLHTLHMPAQVVANSGFDVLCHALESYTTLPYHLRSPCPSNPITRPAYQGSNPISDIWAIHALRIVAKYLKRAVRNPDDLEARSHMHLASAFAGIGFGNAGVHLCHGMSYPISGLVKTYKAKDYNVDHPLVPHGLSVVLTSPAVFTFTAQMFPERHLEMAEILGADTRTARIQDAGLVLADTLRKFLFDLDVDDGLAAVGYSKADIPALVKGTLPQERVTKLAPRPQSEEDLAALFEASMKLY; encoded by the exons CCCCTGGACTTTCACCTTCTGGGAAAACAACAGATTATGCCTTTGAG atggctGTTTCAAATATTAGATATGGAGCAGGAGTTACAAAGGAAGTGGGAATG gaccTACAAAACATGGGTGCTAAAAATGTGTGCTTGATGACAGACAAGAACCTCTCCAAGCTCCCTCCTGTGCAAGTAGCTATGGATTCCCTAGTGAAGAATGGCATCCCCTTTACAGTTTATGATAATGTGAGAGTGGAACCAACGGATGCAAG CTTCATGGAAGCTATTGAGTTTGCCCAAAAGGGAGCTTTTGATGCCTATGTTGCTGTCGGTGGCGGCTCTACCATGGACACCTGTAAGGCTGCTAATCTGTACGCATCCAGCCCTCATTCTGATTTCCTAGATTATGTCAGTGCCCCCATTGGCAAGGGAAAGCCTGTGTCTGTGCCTCTTAAGCCTCTGATTGCAG TGCCAACTACCTCAGGAACCGGGAGTGAAACTACTGGAGTTGCCATTTTTGACTATGAACCCTTGAAAGTAAAAATTG GCATCACTTCGAGAGCCATCAAACCCACACTGGGGCTGATTGATCCCCTGCACACCCTCCACATGCCTGCCCAAGTGGTCGCCAACAGTGGCTTTGATGTGCTTTG CCATGCCCTGGAGTCATACACTACCCTGCCCTACCACCTGCGGAGCCCCTGCCCTTCAAATCCCATCACACGGCCTGCATACCAGGGCAGCAACCCAATCAGCGACATTTGGGCTATCCACGCGCTGCGGATCGTGGCTAAGTATCTGAAGAG GGCTGTCAGAAACCCCGATGATCTTGAAGCAAGGTCTCATATGCACTTGGCGAGTGCTTTTGCTGGCATCGGCTTTGGAAATGCTGGTGTTCATCTGTG ccATGGAATGTCTTACCCAATTTCAGGTTTAGTGAAGACGTATAAAGCAAAGGATTACAATGTGGATCACCCACTGGTG CCCCATGGCCTTTCTGTGGTGCTCACGTCCCCAGCGGTGTTCACTTTCACGGCCCAGATGTTTCCAGAGCGACACCTGGAGATGGCAGAAATACTGG GGGCTGACACCCGCACTGCCAGGATCCAAGATGCAGGGCTGGTGTTGGCAGACACGCTCCGGAAATTCTTATTCGATCTGGATGTTGATGATGGCCTAGCAGCCGTTGGTTACTCCAAAGCTGATATCCCCGCACTAGTGAAAGGAACCCTGCCCCAG GAAAGGGTCACCAAGCTTGCACCCCGTCCCCAGTCAGAAGAGGATCTGGCTGCTCTGTTTGAAGCTTCAATGAAACTGTATTAA
- the ADHFE1 gene encoding hydroxyacid-oxoacid transhydrogenase, mitochondrial isoform X3 — translation MAAAARARVAYLLRQLQRAACQCPTHSHTYSQAPGLSPSGKTTDYAFEMAVSNIRYGAGVTKEVGMDLQNMGAKNVCLMTDKNLSKLPPVQVAMDSLVKNGIPFTVYDNVRVEPTDASFMEAIEFAQKGAFDAYVAVGGGSTMDTCKAANLYASSPHSDFLDYVSAPIGKGKPVSVPLKPLIAVPTTSGTGSETTGVAIFDYEPLKVKIGITSRAIKPTLGLIDPLHTLHMPAQVVANSGFDVLCHALESYTTLPYHLRSPCPSNPITRPAYQGSNPISDIWAIHALRIVAKYLKRAVRNPDDLEARSHMHLASAFAGIGFGNAGVHLCPMAFLWCSRPQRCSLSRPRCFQSDTWRWQKYWGLTPALPGSKMQGWCWQTRSGNSYSIWMLMMA, via the exons CCCCTGGACTTTCACCTTCTGGGAAAACAACAGATTATGCCTTTGAG atggctGTTTCAAATATTAGATATGGAGCAGGAGTTACAAAGGAAGTGGGAATG gaccTACAAAACATGGGTGCTAAAAATGTGTGCTTGATGACAGACAAGAACCTCTCCAAGCTCCCTCCTGTGCAAGTAGCTATGGATTCCCTAGTGAAGAATGGCATCCCCTTTACAGTTTATGATAATGTGAGAGTGGAACCAACGGATGCAAG CTTCATGGAAGCTATTGAGTTTGCCCAAAAGGGAGCTTTTGATGCCTATGTTGCTGTCGGTGGCGGCTCTACCATGGACACCTGTAAGGCTGCTAATCTGTACGCATCCAGCCCTCATTCTGATTTCCTAGATTATGTCAGTGCCCCCATTGGCAAGGGAAAGCCTGTGTCTGTGCCTCTTAAGCCTCTGATTGCAG TGCCAACTACCTCAGGAACCGGGAGTGAAACTACTGGAGTTGCCATTTTTGACTATGAACCCTTGAAAGTAAAAATTG GCATCACTTCGAGAGCCATCAAACCCACACTGGGGCTGATTGATCCCCTGCACACCCTCCACATGCCTGCCCAAGTGGTCGCCAACAGTGGCTTTGATGTGCTTTG CCATGCCCTGGAGTCATACACTACCCTGCCCTACCACCTGCGGAGCCCCTGCCCTTCAAATCCCATCACACGGCCTGCATACCAGGGCAGCAACCCAATCAGCGACATTTGGGCTATCCACGCGCTGCGGATCGTGGCTAAGTATCTGAAGAG GGCTGTCAGAAACCCCGATGATCTTGAAGCAAGGTCTCATATGCACTTGGCGAGTGCTTTTGCTGGCATCGGCTTTGGAAATGCTGGTGTTCATCTGTG CCCCATGGCCTTTCTGTGGTGCTCACGTCCCCAGCGGTGTTCACTTTCACGGCCCAGATGTTTCCAGAGCGACACCTGGAGATGGCAGAAATACTGG GGGCTGACACCCGCACTGCCAGGATCCAAGATGCAGGGCTGGTGTTGGCAGACACGCTCCGGAAATTCTTATTCGATCTGGATGTTGATGATGGCCTAG